The Herpetosiphonaceae bacterium genome has a segment encoding these proteins:
- a CDS encoding amino acid adenylation domain-containing protein gives MHSVEGFRLSPQQKRLWQLQADGSAAYRAQGMVVIEGPLQPATLAEAIRQVADRHEILRTTFHLLPSTALPVQVIAEHAAPVYHTYDLTDHSPAEQESRLAALLDQLGAEHSDLQNGPVLCSALATLAPTKHALLLSLPALCADTTTIGNLIQAIGAAYAAEQCGQSLEDDPTQYADVAELFNELLESDETESGRAYWRRQDLSALPLLTLPFEKRASQGAFAPQRHRLTIAPEITARIAACAERYNTTVESGLLACWQVLLARLTGQSTIVVGTAQEGRAYEGLDTALGVFSRYAPVAARLAEDTSFAATVRQIDRSTQEVAELQEYFSWDLIGGKTVEQPCFPFGFDVTRHPAAFGVADLTCSIVEQRACIDRFKLRLSCALRDQILDVALHYDPAIYAAAEIERLAERFHTLLDAATTTPEAPITVAQMVGPEERRLLCDTLNATRAEYQQDRCIHQLFEAQAARTPDAVAVVYEDHQISYAALNARANQLARHLRGLGVGPETPVGLCVERSIEMIVGVLGILKAGGCYVPLDPAYPQERLSFMLQDSQASVLLTQQRLQAEVLAALPLPAVVRIDAEWPQIAGNRSDNLSSATSPDNMAYVIYTSGSTGTPKGVVVRHRSLANLAVGLQQTIYADSPGAPLRVSMNGPLVFDTSVKQWLQLLSGHTLAIIPDALRLDLDALADYLGAQQIDVLDCTPSLLKPLLRSSRLGRYPGRVLVGGEAIDEALWQTLATDEQRRFYNLYGPTEDTVDATISRIDRAAPPPTIGRPIANTQVYLLDSRQRLVPLGLPGELCLGGDGLARGYLGRPDLTAEKFAPDPFSEQPGARLYRTGDLARYRPDGSLEYLGRIDGQVKLRGFRVELGEIEAILSQHPAVQDAAAIVRADLPDQQRLVAYVVPGRQAAFTVRQVLRMERERQIDQGSCYELPNGLVVAHVNKHETEFLYNEIFQQQSYLRHGITLHDGACVFDVGANIGLFSLFVGERCPGATVYACEPIPAVFEVLRTNAQLYDFKIIPIQAGVADTPGEAVFTSYAHASTMSGRYVDADEERQVIRSLVLTQEHEAHGAAPLDETLLDEMIADRLTSERSTCPMTTVSEMIRRYNVERIDLLKIDAQKSELDVLDGIEPQDWPKIRQIVLEVHDIAGRVGHVQSLLERQGYQVAVEQETALADTPLYNLYARRAAEQPAASDAPRRETWTSQKQLTADLRRFLSERLPDYMVPSAFVLLESLPLTTNGKLDRRGLPAPDQTGPSTEQSYVAPRTATEAVLSRIWAEILRLERIGIHNNFFELGGDSILGIQVVARANQAGLRLTPRQLFQHQTIAELAAVADAGTPAQPTDADHEPVLGPLPLLPIQRWFFEHEWPDVGVWNQVIRLALRQPIAPALLEQVVGHLVQHHEALRLRFVHTDQGWQQEIAAPPAQIPFTSIDLSALPEPEQDRTVEQAAADLAARMELGSGVLLHVALLDRGAQRPNLLLLATHALAVDGFSRRILAEDLQAACQQLSSGAAIEPPRKTTSLKRWAETLADYAHSDTLRQELAYWLGLASADSPRLPLDVSGATSAGDDPLTVVVSLDTETTRALLHDVPAAYRTEINDALLTALVEAFAQWTGQRSLLLDVRGHGREALFDGIDLSRTVGWLTSIFPVRLDLREAHGSAPALLAVKEQLRQIPQHGMGYGVLRYLSDQSIADRLRALPAPEVSFNYLGQFDQVLPESAFALTPDQADPSGGLWSPRYLIEIQGGVVGGELRLAWKYSPHLHRRATIERLAQSFSAALHEVIAHCQAPDAGGYTPSDFPMVNLNQQALDAILAQLRKAQG, from the coding sequence TTTTCGTCTCTCGCCGCAGCAGAAGCGGCTCTGGCAGCTTCAGGCCGATGGCAGCGCGGCCTACCGTGCCCAGGGCATGGTGGTGATCGAAGGGCCGCTCCAGCCTGCGACTCTGGCGGAGGCGATCCGGCAGGTTGCCGATCGGCATGAGATTTTGCGCACGACCTTTCACCTGCTGCCGAGCACGGCGCTGCCGGTTCAGGTGATTGCCGAGCACGCCGCGCCGGTATACCACACCTACGACCTGACCGATCACTCGCCCGCAGAGCAGGAGTCGCGGCTCGCGGCGCTGCTCGATCAGCTTGGCGCGGAGCATAGCGATCTGCAAAACGGCCCGGTGCTTTGTAGCGCCCTGGCAACACTTGCGCCGACGAAGCATGCGCTGCTGCTGAGCCTGCCTGCGCTGTGCGCTGATACCACCACAATCGGGAACCTGATCCAGGCGATCGGCGCGGCCTATGCTGCCGAGCAGTGTGGTCAGTCGCTAGAGGATGATCCAACGCAGTACGCCGATGTTGCCGAGCTGTTCAACGAGCTGCTTGAGTCCGACGAGACGGAATCGGGACGGGCCTACTGGCGGCGTCAGGATCTTTCCGCGCTGCCGCTGCTGACGCTGCCGTTCGAGAAGCGCGCTTCGCAGGGAGCGTTCGCGCCGCAGCGCCACAGGCTGACGATCGCGCCGGAGATCACAGCCCGGATCGCTGCGTGCGCCGAGCGCTACAACACCACCGTCGAGAGCGGCCTGCTGGCCTGCTGGCAGGTGTTACTGGCACGGCTCACCGGCCAGAGCACGATCGTCGTCGGCACCGCGCAGGAGGGCCGGGCCTACGAGGGCCTCGATACCGCGCTTGGCGTGTTCTCCCGGTATGCGCCGGTTGCGGCGCGGCTGGCCGAGGATACGTCGTTTGCGGCGACGGTGCGGCAGATCGACCGATCAACCCAGGAGGTCGCCGAGCTACAAGAGTATTTTTCCTGGGATCTGATCGGCGGCAAGACCGTAGAGCAGCCCTGCTTCCCGTTCGGCTTCGACGTGACACGCCACCCCGCCGCGTTTGGTGTCGCCGATCTGACATGCTCGATCGTCGAGCAGCGTGCCTGCATCGATCGATTCAAGCTGCGGCTGTCCTGCGCACTTCGCGATCAGATCTTGGATGTCGCGCTGCACTACGATCCCGCGATCTATGCCGCAGCGGAGATCGAGCGGCTGGCGGAGCGCTTTCATACGCTGCTCGACGCGGCGACGACCACTCCTGAAGCGCCGATCACTGTAGCGCAGATGGTTGGCCCTGAGGAGCGGCGGCTGCTCTGCGACACGCTCAACGCCACGCGCGCGGAGTACCAGCAGGATCGCTGTATCCACCAGCTCTTCGAGGCGCAGGCGGCGCGCACGCCCGATGCGGTTGCGGTGGTCTATGAAGATCACCAGATCTCCTACGCCGCGCTGAACGCGCGCGCCAACCAGCTTGCTCGCCATCTGCGCGGGCTGGGCGTTGGGCCGGAGACGCCAGTCGGGCTGTGTGTGGAGCGCTCGATCGAGATGATCGTCGGGGTGCTGGGGATTCTCAAGGCGGGCGGCTGCTATGTGCCGCTCGATCCGGCCTATCCTCAAGAGCGCCTGAGCTTCATGCTTCAGGACTCGCAGGCCAGCGTGCTGCTCACTCAGCAGCGGCTACAGGCCGAGGTCCTGGCCGCGCTGCCATTGCCCGCCGTGGTGCGGATCGATGCGGAGTGGCCGCAGATCGCGGGCAATCGCTCGGATAATCTCAGCTCCGCGACCAGTCCAGACAACATGGCCTATGTGATCTACACCTCAGGCTCGACCGGCACGCCGAAAGGCGTTGTGGTGCGGCATCGATCGCTGGCGAATCTCGCGGTCGGGCTCCAGCAGACGATCTACGCCGATTCGCCGGGCGCTCCGCTGCGGGTGAGCATGAACGGGCCGCTGGTCTTCGACACATCGGTCAAGCAGTGGCTCCAACTGCTGAGCGGCCACACCCTGGCGATCATCCCCGACGCGCTACGACTGGATCTGGACGCGCTAGCCGACTACCTTGGCGCGCAGCAGATCGACGTGTTGGATTGCACGCCGTCGCTGCTGAAGCCCTTGCTGCGGAGTAGTCGATTGGGCCGGTATCCGGGCCGTGTGCTGGTCGGCGGCGAGGCGATCGACGAAGCGCTCTGGCAGACATTGGCGACAGATGAGCAGCGCCGGTTCTATAACCTGTACGGCCCGACCGAGGACACTGTCGATGCGACGATCAGCCGGATCGACCGGGCCGCGCCGCCGCCCACGATTGGCCGTCCGATCGCCAATACGCAGGTGTATCTGCTGGACTCGCGCCAGCGGCTTGTGCCGTTGGGTCTGCCGGGCGAGCTTTGCCTGGGCGGCGACGGCCTGGCGCGCGGCTATCTTGGCCGGCCCGATCTTACTGCCGAGAAGTTCGCACCCGATCCGTTCTCGGAGCAGCCCGGAGCGCGGCTCTACCGCACCGGCGATCTGGCGCGCTACCGGCCCGACGGCTCGCTTGAGTACCTGGGGCGGATCGATGGGCAGGTCAAGCTGCGCGGCTTTCGCGTCGAGCTGGGCGAGATCGAGGCGATCCTGAGCCAGCATCCCGCCGTGCAGGACGCGGCGGCGATCGTGCGCGCCGATCTGCCCGACCAGCAGCGCCTCGTGGCCTACGTGGTGCCCGGCCGGCAGGCGGCGTTTACCGTGCGCCAGGTGCTACGCATGGAGCGCGAGCGGCAGATCGACCAGGGATCGTGCTATGAGCTGCCGAACGGCCTGGTTGTCGCGCATGTCAATAAGCACGAGACTGAATTTCTGTACAACGAGATCTTTCAGCAGCAGAGCTACCTCCGGCATGGCATCACGCTGCACGACGGAGCATGCGTCTTCGATGTCGGCGCGAATATCGGGCTATTCTCGCTCTTCGTCGGCGAGCGCTGTCCCGGCGCGACGGTCTATGCCTGCGAGCCGATCCCGGCGGTCTTCGAGGTGCTGCGCACGAACGCGCAGCTTTACGATTTCAAGATCATCCCGATCCAGGCTGGCGTGGCCGACACGCCCGGCGAGGCGGTCTTCACCTCCTACGCCCACGCCTCGACCATGTCGGGGCGCTACGTGGATGCCGACGAAGAGCGCCAGGTGATCCGGTCGCTGGTGCTCACTCAGGAGCACGAGGCACATGGAGCCGCGCCGCTCGACGAGACGCTGCTCGACGAGATGATCGCCGATCGCTTGACCAGCGAGCGCTCCACCTGTCCGATGACGACCGTCTCGGAGATGATCCGCCGCTACAACGTGGAGCGGATCGATCTGCTGAAGATCGACGCGCAGAAGAGCGAGCTGGATGTGCTAGACGGGATCGAGCCGCAGGACTGGCCCAAGATTCGCCAGATCGTGCTGGAAGTCCACGACATCGCGGGCCGCGTCGGACACGTCCAATCGCTGCTTGAGCGCCAGGGCTATCAGGTGGCGGTGGAGCAAGAAACCGCGCTGGCCGACACGCCGCTCTACAATCTGTACGCTCGACGCGCGGCGGAGCAGCCAGCGGCCAGCGACGCGCCTCGCCGCGAGACATGGACCAGCCAGAAGCAGTTGACCGCCGACCTGCGGCGATTCTTGAGCGAGCGGCTGCCCGACTACATGGTACCGAGCGCGTTCGTGCTGCTGGAGTCGCTGCCGCTGACGACTAATGGCAAGCTCGATCGGCGGGGGCTGCCAGCGCCCGACCAGACTGGTCCGAGCACGGAGCAGAGCTATGTGGCACCGCGCACGGCGACAGAGGCCGTGCTGAGCCGGATCTGGGCCGAGATCCTGCGGCTGGAGCGGATCGGCATCCACAATAATTTCTTCGAGCTTGGCGGCGACTCGATCCTCGGCATTCAGGTCGTCGCGCGAGCCAACCAGGCCGGGCTGCGGCTCACGCCTCGACAGCTTTTCCAGCACCAGACGATCGCCGAGCTGGCAGCGGTGGCCGATGCGGGCACTCCTGCTCAGCCGACCGATGCCGATCATGAGCCGGTGCTCGGCCCGCTGCCGCTGCTGCCGATCCAGCGCTGGTTCTTCGAGCATGAATGGCCTGATGTCGGCGTGTGGAATCAGGTCATCCGCCTTGCGCTGCGCCAGCCGATCGCTCCGGCGCTGCTTGAGCAGGTTGTAGGACATCTGGTACAGCACCATGAGGCGCTGCGGCTGCGATTCGTCCACACCGATCAAGGCTGGCAGCAGGAGATCGCCGCGCCGCCCGCGCAGATCCCCTTTACAAGCATCGATCTGTCGGCGCTGCCGGAGCCTGAGCAAGATCGCACCGTCGAGCAGGCGGCGGCAGATCTGGCGGCGCGGATGGAGCTTGGGTCGGGGGTGCTGCTGCATGTCGCGCTGCTCGACCGGGGCGCGCAACGACCGAATCTGCTGCTGCTGGCGACGCACGCGCTGGCCGTCGACGGCTTCTCGCGGCGCATCCTGGCCGAAGATCTTCAGGCGGCCTGTCAGCAGTTGAGCAGCGGCGCGGCGATCGAGCCGCCGCGCAAGACGACCTCGCTCAAGCGCTGGGCGGAGACGCTGGCCGACTATGCTCATTCTGACACGCTGCGCCAGGAGCTTGCCTACTGGCTCGGCCTGGCTTCTGCCGATAGCCCGCGTCTGCCGCTGGACGTTTCCGGCGCGACGAGCGCTGGCGATGATCCTCTGACCGTCGTGGTCAGCCTGGACACCGAGACGACGCGCGCGCTGCTGCACGATGTGCCTGCCGCGTATCGCACCGAGATCAACGATGCGCTGTTGACGGCGCTGGTGGAGGCATTCGCGCAGTGGACCGGCCAGCGGTCGCTGCTGCTCGACGTTCGCGGCCACGGTCGCGAGGCGCTCTTCGACGGCATCGATCTGTCGCGCACCGTCGGCTGGCTGACCAGTATCTTTCCGGTGCGGCTGGATCTTCGAGAGGCGCACGGTTCTGCTCCGGCGCTGCTGGCGGTCAAAGAGCAGCTTCGGCAGATCCCGCAGCACGGCATGGGCTACGGCGTGCTGCGCTACCTCAGCGACCAGAGCATAGCAGATCGGCTGCGCGCGCTGCCAGCGCCGGAGGTCAGCTTCAACTACCTGGGCCAGTTCGACCAGGTGCTTCCAGAGTCCGCGTTTGCGCTCACGCCCGACCAGGCCGATCCGTCAGGCGGACTCTGGAGCCCGCGCTACCTGATCGAGATCCAGGGCGGTGTGGTCGGCGGCGAGCTGCGTCTGGCGTGGAAATACAGCCCGCATCTGCATCGGCGCGCGACGATCGAGCGCCTGGCCCAGAGCTTTAGCGCGGCGCTCCATGAGGTGATCGCGCACTGCCAGGCTCCCGATGCGGGCGGCTACACGCCGTCGGATTTTCCGATGGTCAACCTGAATCAACAGGCGCTCGATGCGATTCTGGCGCAGCTACGCAAGGCGCAAGGATGA